One window from the genome of Hippopotamus amphibius kiboko isolate mHipAmp2 chromosome 13, mHipAmp2.hap2, whole genome shotgun sequence encodes:
- the CCR3 gene encoding C-C chemokine receptor type 3 → MATSLSGIEPGSEAAVTTPYDYEEALPCEKSNIKELGAQFLPPLYSLVFTVGLLGNVVVVVILTKYKRLRIMTNIYLLNLAISDLLFLFTLPFWIHYVGLNEWVFGHHMCKLLSGLYYMGLYSEIFFIILLTIDRYLAIVHAVFALRARTVTFGIVTSVFTWGLAGLAALPEFIFHEPQEQFGQTFCSPLYPKDRENAWKRFHALRMNILGLALPLLVMAICYSGIIKTLLRCPSRKKYKAIRLIFVIMVVFFIFWTPYNLVILLSAFQIHLETDCEQSRQLDLAMLVTEVIAYTHCCVNPVIYAFVGERFRKHLRHFFHRHMAIYLSKFIPFLPSEKLERTSSVSPSTEQELSAVF, encoded by the coding sequence ATGGCAACCTCACTCAGTGGGATTGAGCCTGGGAGTGAAGCTGCTGTGACCACACCCTATGACTATGAGGAGGCACTGCCATGTGAAAAAAGCAACATCAAGGAGCTGGGGGCCCAGTTCCTGCCCCCACTGTATTCCCTGGTGTTCACGGTTGGTCTGCTGGGCAatgtagtggtggtggtgatccTCACAAAATACAAGAGGCTCCGCATTATGACCAACATTTACCTGCTCAATTTGGCCATTTCTGACTTGCTCTTCCTATTTACTCTGCCGTTCTGGATTCACTATGTCGGGCTGAATGAGTGGGTTTTTGGCCACCACATGTGTAAGCTGCTCTCTGGGCTCTACTACATGGGCTTGTACAGCGAGATCTTCTTCATCATCCTCCTGACCATCGACCGGTACCTGGCCATCGTCCACGCTGTGTTTGCCCTTCGAGCCCGGACGGTCACTTTTGGCATCGTCACCAGCGTCTTCACCTGGGGCCTGGCAGGGCTAGCAGCCCTCCCTGAATTTATCTTCCATGAGCCCCAAGAGCAGTTTGGACAGACTTTCTGCAGTCCTCTTTACCCGAAGGACAGAGAAAATGCCTGGAAGCGTTTCCATGCTCTGAGGATGAATATCCTTGGTCTCGCTCTGCCTCTGCTCGTTATGGCCATCTGCTACTCAGGAATCATTAAAACACTGCTGAGATGCCccagcagaaaaaaatacaaggccATCCGGCTCATTTTTGTCATCATGGtggtcttctttattttctggacACCCTACAATCTGGTTATCCTACTTTCTGCTTTTCAAATACACTTGGAGACGGACTGTGAGCAGAGCAGACAGCTGGACCTGGCCATGCTGGTGACGGAGGTGATCGCCTACACGCACTGCTGTGTCAACCCTGTGATCTACGCCTTTGTTGGCGAAAGGTTCCGGAAGCATCTTCGCCACTTTTTCCACAGGCATATGGCCATCTACCTGAGCAAATTCATCCCATTTCTTCCTAGcgaaaaactggaaagaaccaGCTCTGTCTCCCCATCAACAGAGCAGGAACTCTCTGCTGTATTTTAG